The following coding sequences are from one Thermoplasmataceae archaeon window:
- a CDS encoding aspartate ammonia-lyase: protein MQRKEKDVLGEVSIDDSKYYGVNTVRAMGNFMITGLTADSDHINSMTIIKKAAASANNKGGKLPDDKKDAIMKACDRILAGEFHEQFVIDLFQAGAGTSYNMNANEVIANVALEVMGKKKGDYAVIHPNDHVNMSQSTNDVYPTMIRVTAVTKAMKYIPEAQRLVDALKKKGEEFRHTVKAGRTHLQDAAPITLGTEFSAYAYALEKDLGEFKTAVDYILELNIGGTAVGTGINTSPGFQKNVVSEIRKFTSLNFRESGNLPGIMEFMTDFSRLMNSVTNAALDITKMANDIRLMYSGPGTGMHEITIPAVQQGSSIMPGKVNPSIAEAMNMICHSIMGAQHALNVSVQAGQFELNVMMPHIDYELNRSIDIMTNGMKMFREKLIEGITANEEVCQEHLSRSFGSAALLNPYLGYDSVAKIVREALTTGKSIKELAVATGKIDEKRFSEIMKGGIPK, encoded by the coding sequence ATGCAAAGGAAAGAGAAGGACGTTCTTGGTGAAGTATCCATAGATGACAGCAAGTACTACGGCGTCAACACCGTCAGGGCGATGGGCAATTTCATGATCACGGGCCTGACTGCCGACTCTGACCACATAAATTCAATGACCATAATAAAGAAGGCTGCCGCATCAGCAAACAACAAGGGAGGCAAGCTTCCGGATGACAAGAAGGACGCCATAATGAAGGCATGCGACCGCATCCTGGCAGGGGAGTTTCATGAACAGTTTGTCATAGATCTGTTCCAGGCCGGAGCGGGCACATCTTACAACATGAACGCTAATGAGGTTATTGCCAACGTTGCTCTCGAGGTCATGGGAAAGAAGAAGGGTGACTATGCCGTCATACACCCCAATGACCATGTGAACATGAGCCAGTCCACAAATGACGTTTATCCCACAATGATCAGGGTCACGGCAGTAACAAAGGCAATGAAATATATACCCGAAGCACAGCGCCTTGTAGATGCACTGAAGAAGAAGGGGGAGGAGTTCAGGCATACCGTTAAGGCTGGGAGGACACATCTTCAGGATGCCGCACCGATAACCCTTGGGACAGAATTCTCCGCCTACGCATATGCCCTGGAAAAGGATCTCGGCGAGTTCAAGACAGCTGTCGATTATATCCTGGAGCTGAACATTGGCGGCACGGCTGTAGGCACTGGGATCAACACGTCTCCGGGATTCCAGAAGAACGTTGTCTCTGAAATCAGGAAATTCACCTCTCTAAACTTCAGGGAGAGCGGTAACCTCCCGGGGATCATGGAGTTCATGACTGATTTCTCCAGGCTGATGAATTCTGTAACCAATGCAGCACTGGATATCACGAAGATGGCCAATGACATCAGATTAATGTATTCCGGCCCTGGAACGGGTATGCACGAGATCACAATTCCCGCGGTGCAGCAGGGGTCATCTATAATGCCGGGAAAGGTTAATCCGTCGATCGCTGAAGCGATGAACATGATCTGCCACTCCATCATGGGTGCACAACATGCCCTGAACGTATCCGTCCAGGCCGGGCAGTTTGAACTCAACGTGATGATGCCTCACATCGACTATGAGCTGAACCGGTCGATAGACATAATGACAAACGGAATGAAGATGTTCAGGGAAAAGCTCATAGAGGGAATAACCGCAAACGAGGAGGTCTGCCAGGAACACCTATCCAGAAGCTTTGGATCAGCTGCACTCCTGAACCCGTATCTTGGCTACGATAGCGTGGCAAAGATCGTCAGGGAAGCCCTAACCACGGGGAAGTCTATCAAGGAGCTTGCCGTGGCTACCGGGAAAATAGATGAAAAAAGGTTCTCTGAGATCATGAAGGGCGGCATTCCAAAATAA
- a CDS encoding 2-oxoacid:acceptor oxidoreductase family protein, giving the protein MKDTEVVIRVAGAAGDGVQSAGLIIAKAFSRSGLYVNTYNYYQSLIRGGQSWYQIRAAHDRVKSQGDGLDVLIALNKDGVERHTNPMINEGGASPLEGIAIFDKGITGFEKRNVTYCAMPLEEIAAKHGKNPLMKNTVAIGALAAAINLNFDIVAGVIAEQFGHKGDVADQNVSAAKEGFDYYSANFKKISKNLQYSGKGKYLMAGGEAVGLGAVSGGLKMYVGYPMTPATSVMHFLASHAKQFDIFLKISEDEISAINMAIGANYAGVRAMTGSSGGGFALMTEAVGMSGMMEV; this is encoded by the coding sequence ATGAAGGATACCGAGGTAGTGATTAGAGTCGCTGGCGCAGCTGGAGATGGTGTCCAGTCAGCAGGGCTAATAATCGCAAAGGCATTCTCTAGAAGTGGATTGTACGTCAATACATACAATTACTACCAGAGTCTGATTAGAGGTGGACAAAGCTGGTACCAGATAAGAGCCGCCCATGACAGGGTTAAGAGTCAGGGAGACGGTCTTGATGTTCTGATAGCGCTCAACAAAGACGGTGTGGAGAGACACACGAACCCGATGATAAACGAGGGTGGTGCATCGCCCCTGGAGGGTATAGCAATTTTTGACAAGGGAATCACTGGTTTTGAGAAGCGGAATGTTACATATTGCGCAATGCCGCTTGAGGAAATTGCCGCGAAGCATGGTAAGAACCCCCTGATGAAGAATACGGTAGCCATCGGAGCCCTTGCCGCTGCCATAAACCTGAATTTTGATATCGTTGCCGGAGTCATAGCGGAACAGTTCGGGCACAAGGGAGATGTGGCGGACCAGAATGTCAGTGCCGCGAAAGAGGGTTTTGATTATTATTCCGCAAATTTCAAGAAGATCAGCAAGAACTTACAGTACAGCGGCAAAGGGAAGTATCTGATGGCCGGCGGCGAAGCCGTTGGCCTCGGTGCTGTGAGTGGCGGGTTGAAGATGTACGTGGGTTACCCCATGACTCCTGCCACTTCCGTCATGCATTTTCTTGCCTCTCATGCAAAGCAGTTTGACATTTTCCTGAAGATATCCGAGGACGAGATTTCTGCTATAAACATGGCCATTGGCGCGAACTATGCAGGCGTGCGTGCCATGACGGGATCATCAGGTGGAGGTTTCGCTTTGATGACAGAAGCTGTCGGGATGTCAGGCATGATGGAGGT
- a CDS encoding 2-oxoacid:acceptor oxidoreductase subunit alpha, with amino-acid sequence DEISAINMAIGANYAGVRAMTGSSGGGFALMTEAVGMSGMMEVPLVVYEAQRSGPSTGLPTKTEQGDLMQVIGASQGDYPKVVFAPRTVEEAFYLTREALNLAERLQIPVFVMSDLYLAEHYETIDDLDLNFKLERGMHAKDNEPDYRRYRYTENGISSRALPGQVGLMHNEDSDEHNEFGAVVSDADTDPTLRKKSMEKRMKKMAIYMKEIPSTDTYKFSDAEYAIVQWGSTQGVVEEAIDSLRSRGIKAGAVEISRVYPLNPDIGKLLSGKKKIIVVENNYSGQMNRLIRSEFLVKTELVTKYDGESFYPGALAEELESIIRRN; translated from the coding sequence AGGACGAGATTTCTGCTATAAACATGGCCATTGGCGCGAACTATGCAGGCGTGCGTGCCATGACGGGATCATCAGGTGGAGGTTTCGCTTTGATGACAGAAGCTGTCGGGATGTCAGGCATGATGGAGGTACCACTGGTGGTCTACGAGGCACAGAGGTCAGGACCGTCAACAGGATTGCCAACCAAGACAGAGCAGGGCGATCTCATGCAGGTAATAGGGGCTTCACAGGGGGACTACCCGAAGGTTGTTTTCGCCCCGAGAACTGTGGAAGAAGCATTCTACCTGACAAGAGAAGCACTTAACCTGGCGGAGAGGCTGCAGATTCCGGTATTTGTCATGTCTGATCTGTACCTTGCAGAGCATTATGAGACAATTGATGATCTTGATCTGAATTTCAAGTTAGAGAGAGGCATGCACGCAAAGGACAATGAGCCGGATTACAGGAGATACAGGTATACTGAAAATGGAATATCCAGCAGGGCTCTACCCGGGCAGGTCGGCCTGATGCACAATGAGGACTCTGACGAGCATAATGAATTCGGCGCAGTGGTGAGCGATGCTGACACCGATCCGACGCTCAGAAAGAAATCCATGGAGAAGAGGATGAAGAAGATGGCAATATATATGAAAGAGATACCTTCCACGGACACTTATAAATTCAGCGATGCTGAATATGCCATTGTACAGTGGGGATCGACCCAGGGAGTGGTGGAAGAGGCCATAGATTCACTCAGATCAAGGGGAATAAAGGCTGGTGCAGTGGAGATAAGCAGAGTTTATCCGCTTAACCCCGACATAGGTAAGCTCCTTTCAGGAAAGAAGAAGATAATCGTTGTAGAGAACAACTATTCTGGACAGATGAATCGTCTGATCAGATCTGAGTTCCTGGTCAAGACGGAACTGGTAACGAAGTACGACGGTGAGAGTTTCTATCCAGGAGCACTCGCAGAAGAACTTGAATCAATTATCAGGAGGAATTGA
- a CDS encoding thiamine pyrophosphate-dependent enzyme, with protein sequence MVTIADYRGSVKPDWCPGCGNFAQLSAISGALVELGIEPKDTVIASGIGCSSNLPEFINTYGFHGLHGRLLPVAEAIKWANSKLTVIGYGGDGDGFFEGTQHFFHAAKRNVDITYIVSDNQIFGLTTGQASPTSEIGMVTKTTPNGNIEKPLNPIDFALTAGATFVARGFSGDAKHLKEIIKAGIQHKGFSFIDVFSPCVTFNKINTYDFFRKRVYHLEGNDRKDLMQAHRIAQELGDRIPIGILYENSEKMYEEYDPVLTKGPLVQSPLHKLTQKDLEEFL encoded by the coding sequence ATGGTTACAATTGCAGACTATAGGGGAAGTGTCAAGCCTGACTGGTGCCCGGGATGCGGCAATTTTGCCCAGCTATCAGCCATAAGCGGCGCGCTCGTGGAACTAGGTATTGAGCCAAAGGATACTGTCATTGCTTCAGGGATCGGATGTTCCAGTAATCTCCCGGAATTCATAAACACATACGGTTTTCATGGTTTGCATGGAAGACTACTTCCGGTTGCTGAAGCTATAAAGTGGGCCAACTCCAAACTCACGGTGATTGGATATGGCGGCGACGGAGACGGCTTCTTTGAGGGTACACAGCACTTCTTCCACGCGGCGAAGAGGAATGTGGACATAACATACATAGTCTCAGACAACCAGATCTTCGGACTTACAACTGGACAGGCTTCGCCAACATCCGAGATTGGTATGGTCACAAAGACAACCCCTAATGGAAACATAGAGAAACCCCTGAACCCCATCGACTTTGCCCTCACAGCGGGAGCAACATTTGTCGCCAGAGGGTTTTCAGGGGACGCCAAGCACCTCAAGGAGATCATAAAGGCAGGCATCCAGCACAAGGGATTCTCTTTCATAGACGTGTTCAGCCCTTGTGTGACTTTCAACAAGATAAACACCTACGACTTCTTCAGGAAGAGAGTTTACCATCTGGAAGGCAATGATCGTAAGGATCTGATGCAGGCACATCGCATAGCACAGGAATTGGGAGACAGGATACCCATTGGAATCCTATATGAGAACTCCGAGAAGATGTACGAGGAATATGATCCTGTGTTGACAAAGGGACCTTTGGTACAGTCACCCCTACATAAGCTGACGCAAAAGGACCTCGAGGAATTCTTGTAA